The Deltaproteobacteria bacterium genome has a segment encoding these proteins:
- a CDS encoding long-chain fatty acid--CoA ligase: MTTKPWHGSHWPESVPHEIRGYEKPLFTVLDDAARDYPNAVYTLFSDAGRTYAEVKDSADRLADFLASRGIRHGDRVAVFLPNLPHYPEIVFGVLKAGAIAVTCNPLYKAEELHYQLEDSGARAIFLMDHPGFYPIALEAMKHTDVETVVICNVKSHLPKIKGFLGSLLGKIPKAAHHEPGHLLYEQVLRNARPQPPQVRIDPLGDPALLIYTGGTTGVPKGAMQSHANLLCDLMCLEEWTRFPSKPGAPFEKAQKGGAHTFLGALPWYHSFGMTVCLLMSAVTASRLVCAPDPKAGKPPFTELLKTIEKQKVTIIVGVPTLFSALLNHPRIDDYDLSSVACCASAAAPLPVEVLKQFEEKTGAVIFEGYGLTETAPAVAANPTNIEHRKVGTVGMMLPGADVKILDLEESIRELAQGEDGEIALAGPQIMLGYWNKPEANAEAFREFDGKRFFLTGDIGHVDEDGFLVITDRKKDMIIVGGFNVFPRDIEEVLFSHPKVAQAAVIGVPDPHSGEAVKAFIQLKPDTRATEQEILDYCKSRMTGYKRPRQIEFKDSLPTSLVGKVLRRRLREEELKK; encoded by the coding sequence ATGACTACCAAACCTTGGCATGGGTCGCACTGGCCCGAAAGCGTGCCTCACGAAATCAGGGGCTACGAGAAGCCTTTGTTTACCGTTCTCGACGACGCCGCGCGGGATTATCCGAACGCGGTCTATACCCTGTTCAGCGACGCCGGCCGCACATACGCGGAGGTAAAGGATTCCGCCGACCGCCTGGCCGACTTCCTGGCTTCACGGGGCATCCGACATGGAGATCGGGTCGCCGTCTTTCTGCCGAACCTGCCCCATTATCCTGAAATCGTTTTCGGCGTACTCAAGGCCGGCGCGATAGCCGTGACCTGTAACCCGCTTTACAAGGCGGAAGAACTCCACTACCAGCTCGAGGATTCCGGCGCACGAGCCATCTTCCTTATGGACCATCCCGGATTCTATCCCATTGCACTCGAAGCCATGAAACATACGGACGTGGAGACCGTGGTCATCTGTAATGTGAAGTCTCACCTGCCGAAGATCAAAGGATTTTTGGGATCGCTTTTGGGCAAAATTCCCAAGGCGGCTCATCACGAACCGGGTCATCTTTTGTACGAGCAGGTCCTTCGAAACGCCCGGCCCCAACCGCCGCAAGTCCGGATCGATCCCCTTGGGGACCCGGCTCTCCTCATCTATACCGGCGGCACGACCGGGGTCCCGAAAGGAGCCATGCAGAGCCACGCCAACCTGCTGTGCGATCTGATGTGTCTCGAGGAATGGACGCGATTTCCTTCCAAACCCGGCGCGCCCTTCGAGAAAGCCCAAAAGGGAGGAGCGCATACCTTTCTGGGCGCGCTGCCTTGGTACCACAGTTTTGGCATGACCGTTTGCCTGCTTATGAGCGCCGTCACCGCTTCCCGCCTGGTCTGCGCGCCGGATCCCAAGGCGGGCAAGCCGCCGTTCACCGAACTGCTCAAAACCATTGAAAAACAGAAAGTCACCATCATCGTCGGCGTACCCACGCTGTTCTCCGCTCTTCTGAACCACCCCCGCATCGATGACTATGATCTTTCCTCCGTAGCCTGCTGCGCCAGCGCTGCCGCACCCCTGCCCGTGGAAGTGCTCAAACAGTTCGAGGAAAAGACCGGGGCCGTCATCTTCGAGGGATACGGCCTGACGGAAACCGCTCCGGCCGTCGCGGCCAATCCTACCAACATCGAACACCGCAAAGTCGGGACGGTGGGCATGATGCTGCCCGGGGCGGACGTTAAGATCCTGGACCTCGAGGAGAGTATCCGCGAACTCGCGCAGGGCGAAGACGGGGAAATCGCCCTCGCCGGCCCTCAGATCATGCTGGGCTATTGGAACAAACCGGAAGCCAACGCAGAAGCATTCCGCGAGTTCGACGGCAAGCGCTTCTTCTTGACCGGGGACATCGGCCACGTGGACGAAGACGGATTCCTCGTCATTACAGACCGCAAGAAGGATATGATTATTGTGGGCGGGTTCAACGTGTTTCCCAGAGATATCGAGGAAGTGCTCTTCTCCCATCCGAAAGTGGCCCAGGCCGCTGTGATTGGCGTTCCGGACCCGCATTCCGGAGAGGCCGTCAAAGCCTTCATCCAGCTAAAGCCGGACACCCGGGCCACCGAACAGGAAATCCTCGATTACTGCAAATCCCGGATGACCGGGTACAAACGCCCCCGCCAAATCGAATTCAAGGACAGCCTGCCCACCTCCCTTGTGGGTAAAGTGCTCCGAAGAAGGCTGCGGGAGGAAGAATTGAAGAAATGA